The following coding sequences lie in one Cannabis sativa cultivar Pink pepper isolate KNU-18-1 chromosome 5, ASM2916894v1, whole genome shotgun sequence genomic window:
- the LOC115718142 gene encoding CDGSH iron-sulfur domain-containing protein NEET: MASIVVTLTTTLGLVSSGNKPPVPFPSLSFSNSKNNARRPRVMVVRATEAAAAQAINPDIRKTEPKVVDSVVASELSKPLTPYCRCWRSGTFPLCDGSHVKHNKATGDNVGPLLLKKE; the protein is encoded by the exons ATGGCGTCGATTGTTGTTACCCTTACCACCACTCTCGGTTTAGTGTCGTCAGGGAACAAGCCACCAGTTCCTTTTCCGTCGCTCTCATTTTCTAACAGTAAAAATAATGCTCGACGACCCAGGGTTATGGTGGTCAGAGCAACAGAGGCTGCTGCAGCTCAAGCCATAAACCCAGATATCAGGAAGACTGAACCCAAAGTTGTGGACTCTGTTGTCGCATCTGAACTCTCTAAACCTCTCACTCCTTACtgcag GTGTTGGAGGTCGGGAACTTTTCCTCTGTGTGACGGGAGTCATGTGAAGCACAACAAAGCAACCGGTGATAATGTGGGACCATTGCTACTCAAAAAGGAGTAA